Proteins found in one Bacteroidota bacterium genomic segment:
- a CDS encoding ParB/RepB/Spo0J family partition protein, with protein sequence MDTQYKDRIQTILLSQIETNPLNPRKRFVDEESDTLIESILSKGLLNPIIVYKRKKDNKYIILDGERRFRAFQKVNFKEIACHVLENEPSELENLSLMFHIHNVREEWTDFAIAQTLIKVIDKMGKSIQSLERPDKLELAKLTSLSEYKINKYLLFYDYPQGIIDKFLESENMDEPIKGMDPDILSEMHSPIKLIEKELPEFLKKYSKERIIDACVKKKANDIIKTNRDFRLLTKSLNAMKKGNVRKEVIFEKLEAFVKELEVTPLSIFEETSETIYQVDSILKKTEILIKEVQNLNLNQVTKEERKQIKEYIDKLSLILISKLN encoded by the coding sequence ATGGACACTCAATACAAAGACAGAATTCAAACTATTCTACTCTCACAAATTGAGACAAATCCACTTAATCCTAGAAAAAGATTTGTTGACGAGGAGTCAGATACACTTATTGAATCAATCTTATCCAAAGGATTATTGAATCCTATCATTGTTTATAAAAGGAAAAAGGACAATAAATATATAATACTCGACGGAGAAAGAAGATTCAGAGCATTTCAAAAAGTGAACTTTAAAGAAATTGCATGTCATGTATTGGAAAATGAACCATCAGAGCTGGAGAATTTATCTCTTATGTTTCATATACATAATGTAAGAGAAGAATGGACGGACTTTGCTATTGCTCAAACATTAATAAAAGTAATAGACAAAATGGGCAAAAGTATTCAGTCCCTTGAAAGACCCGATAAATTGGAACTAGCAAAACTTACCTCTCTTTCGGAGTACAAAATCAATAAGTATCTATTATTTTATGACTACCCACAAGGAATTATTGACAAGTTTCTTGAATCGGAGAATATGGACGAGCCCATTAAAGGTATGGACCCCGACATTTTATCTGAAATGCATTCCCCAATTAAATTAATAGAAAAAGAATTACCAGAATTCCTAAAAAAGTATAGTAAAGAACGAATTATAGATGCTTGTGTAAAAAAGAAAGCAAACGATATAATTAAAACTAATCGTGACTTTCGATTATTAACAAAGTCATTGAACGCAATGAAAAAAGGCAATGTTAGAAAGGAAGTAATTTTTGAAAAACTTGAAGCATTTGTGAAAGAATTGGAAGTAACACCCCTTTCTATATTTGAAGAAACTTCAGAAACTATATATCAAGTTGACTCAATATTAAAAAAGACAGAAATCTTAATAAAAGAGGTCCAAAACTTAAATCTTAATCAAGTCACAAAAGAAGAACGCAAGCAAATCAAAGAATATATTGATAAACTTTCATTAATCCTCATATCAAAACTGAATTAA